The region CGAACACTCTGGCTGATGATGGCGATCCGATCGACGTCCTCGTTGTCGGACAGGACCCGCTGGCACCAGGCGTTGTCATCCGCGCCCGCCCGGTTGGCGTTTTGATTATGGAAGACGAATCCGGCCAGGACGAAAAGGTCCTTGCAGTACCGCATTCAAAACTCACACCATTCTACAATGATGTGCAGTCCTATGAGGATCTGCCGCAGATCCTGCGCGATCAGATCAAGCACTTCTTTGAGCGTTACAAGGATCTTGAGCCAGGCAAATGGGTCAAGGTGAAAGACTGGCAGGGTGCTGAGAAAGCCGGCGAACTGATCCAGGCATCCATTGACGCCGCAAAAAAATAACGACAGAGGCAGGTCTGCCCTCTTCGGTCGCCCCAATAAAAAAGGCGCTTCGGACAATCCCGAAGCGCCTTTTGTTTGTCTGAAACTGTTCCGGCTTAGTAACCGGCGACAGCCGCAATCAAAGGCATTGAGCGCAGATTGCAGGCAGCCTGAACCGTATTGGACAGGAGGCAGGCAATGGTCATCGGGCCAACACCACCCGGAACCGGGGTGATGGAACCAGCCACTTCAAGAGCTTCCTCGAAGTGAACATCACCAACCAGCTTGCTTTTGCCTTCGCCTTTTTCAGGAGCAGGCACACGGTTGATGCCCACGTCGATGACACAGGCGCCTGGCTTAATCCAATCACCGCGCACCATTTCCGGGCGTCCAACAGCAGCAACGAGAAGGTCAGCAGAGCGACAAACTTCCTCAATGTTCTGAGTGCGGGAATGCGCCATGGTTACGGTGCAGTTCTCGTTCTGCAGAAGCAGGGAAACCGGCTTGCCCACCAGAATGGAGCGGCCAAGAACAACGGCATTGAGG is a window of Coralliovum pocilloporae DNA encoding:
- the ppa gene encoding inorganic diphosphatase, which gives rise to MNLDAIAPGKNPPEDINVVIEIPKGSSIKYEVDKDSGAVFVDRFLFTPMAYPADYGFVPNTLADDGDPIDVLVVGQDPLAPGVVIRARPVGVLIMEDESGQDEKVLAVPHSKLTPFYNDVQSYEDLPQILRDQIKHFFERYKDLEPGKWVKVKDWQGAEKAGELIQASIDAAKK